Proteins encoded together in one Pseudomonas sp. TCU-HL1 window:
- a CDS encoding cell division protein ZapA, whose protein sequence is MNRDGIRVLRILGREYSIKAPPGEEQVLRDAAAMLQAEIAANNKKFPYVTGSELVVLSALNLCARQLNAGDRPQEEADVTQRLAVLNRRIREQLDSVSS, encoded by the coding sequence ATGAACAGAGACGGCATCCGCGTACTGCGCATCCTGGGGCGCGAATACAGCATCAAGGCACCGCCCGGTGAGGAGCAGGTGCTGCGCGATGCGGCGGCGATGCTGCAAGCGGAGATCGCCGCCAACAACAAGAAATTCCCCTACGTCACCGGCAGCGAACTGGTGGTGCTTTCCGCACTCAACCTGTGCGCGCGCCAGTTGAACGCCGGTGACAGGCCCCAGGAAGAGGCCGACGTTACCCAGCGACTGGCCGTGCTCAACCGGCGCATTCGCGAGCAACTGGACAGCGTCTCTTCGTAG
- a CDS encoding DUF1329 domain-containing protein: MKTGTSWLCALLINLLSLSANAAVSSEEALSLGKDLTPVGGERAGNSAGTIPPWAGGLPKDAGQENSDGFLDDPFANEKPLFTITAENVEQYKENLSEGQIAMFKRYPGSYRMVVYPSHRTVSLPDDIYAAIKTSALKTEAIESGNGLRNFSESRYYAFPIPRNGLEVIWNHITRYRGRTLHRSIVQVTPQVSGDYTLVRFEDKVGFPDGLKDLDASKSSNALLYYTQRVTAPSRLAGNVLLVHESIDQVSQPRMAWLYNAGQRRVRRAPQVAYDGPGTAADGLATVDNFDMYNGAPDRYEWRLVGKRELYIPYNNYKLDSQSLKYSDIVKPGHTNQDLARYELHRVWEVEATLKPGERHIYAKRRFFLDEDSWQIAVSEQYDARGQLWRVGQAMLVQQYKAQVPLYAFETLNDLTAGRYLAIGMKNEEKHGVEFGIDLSATEFTPAALRNSGVR, encoded by the coding sequence ATGAAAACAGGAACAAGCTGGCTTTGTGCCTTATTGATCAACCTCCTGAGCTTGAGTGCAAATGCCGCCGTTTCCAGCGAGGAAGCCCTTTCCCTGGGGAAGGACCTGACCCCGGTGGGTGGCGAGCGGGCCGGTAATAGTGCAGGCACCATTCCCCCGTGGGCCGGCGGTTTGCCAAAAGATGCAGGGCAAGAGAACAGCGACGGTTTTCTCGATGACCCCTTCGCCAACGAAAAGCCCCTGTTCACCATCACAGCTGAGAACGTGGAGCAATACAAAGAGAACCTGTCCGAGGGCCAGATCGCGATGTTCAAGCGCTATCCCGGCAGCTACCGGATGGTCGTCTACCCGAGCCATCGCACCGTCTCCCTGCCTGACGATATCTATGCGGCCATCAAGACAAGTGCCCTGAAAACCGAGGCAATCGAGAGTGGCAACGGCTTAAGGAACTTCTCCGAGAGCCGCTACTATGCCTTTCCAATCCCACGCAATGGGCTGGAAGTCATCTGGAACCACATCACCCGCTATCGCGGCCGCACCCTGCACCGCAGCATCGTACAAGTGACACCCCAGGTATCCGGCGACTACACCCTTGTCCGCTTCGAAGACAAGGTGGGATTCCCTGATGGCCTAAAGGACCTGGACGCCAGCAAATCATCCAACGCGCTGTTGTATTACACACAGCGGGTGACTGCACCATCCCGACTGGCGGGCAATGTCCTGTTAGTGCATGAGTCCATCGACCAGGTCAGTCAGCCACGCATGGCCTGGCTCTACAATGCCGGCCAGCGGCGAGTACGCCGCGCGCCCCAGGTTGCCTATGACGGCCCCGGTACAGCTGCGGACGGCCTGGCCACCGTCGACAACTTCGATATGTACAACGGCGCCCCGGACCGCTACGAGTGGCGTCTGGTCGGAAAGCGGGAACTCTATATTCCCTACAACAACTACAAGCTCGACTCGCAAAGCCTGAAGTACAGCGACATCGTCAAACCGGGCCACACCAACCAGGACCTGGCCCGCTACGAACTTCACCGAGTCTGGGAAGTCGAGGCAACCTTGAAACCCGGAGAACGTCACATTTATGCCAAGCGTCGATTCTTCCTGGATGAAGACTCATGGCAGATTGCGGTATCGGAACAGTACGACGCGCGAGGTCAATTGTGGCGAGTGGGACAGGCCATGCTGGTTCAGCAGTACAAGGCGCAAGTCCCTCTGTACGCCTTCGAGACACTCAACGACCTGACCGCCGGACGCTACCTGGCTATCGGTATGAAGAACGAAGAGAAACATGGGGTTGAATTCGGGATTGACCTGTCAGCAACCGAGTTCACTCCTGCCGCACTGAGGAATTCAGGAGTCCGTTAG
- a CDS encoding alkane 1-monooxygenase — MNALHYLKYFLFHAVGLLAAGAILAGGAWISYGLLAIVVIYVLGDAICGDDTSTPQFNHPGILTVQLWLALPLLAFIVFSAVWSVSSGDFLGFGATTSRLTGYDLIAAREATYADHYISTWIITGLMIGMTGTISAHELTHRTWDPVSMLIGRWLLAFSFDTVFSIEHVYGHHRYVSTTEDPATAPRGRNVYWHILASTLKGNISAWKIEKKRLARKGQSLFGWHNAVIRGHLMSALLVAASYAIGDLKAALFFIACALWGKALLEIVNYMEHYGMVRNPATPVQPRHSWNTNRRISSWAMFNLTRHSHHHAQGEVPYQDLKPFPEAPMMVGGYLTTIIVAMIPPLWHKLMTPKVLAWDRDHASAEERVLATQANARSGIWALMAASQKSGRG, encoded by the coding sequence ATGAACGCCCTGCACTACCTCAAATACTTCCTCTTCCATGCTGTAGGCCTGCTGGCTGCCGGCGCCATCCTCGCCGGTGGCGCCTGGATCAGCTACGGCCTGCTCGCAATTGTGGTGATCTACGTCCTCGGAGACGCGATCTGTGGCGACGACACTAGCACGCCACAGTTCAACCACCCTGGCATTCTCACCGTCCAGCTCTGGTTAGCCCTGCCGCTACTCGCCTTCATCGTCTTCTCGGCGGTTTGGAGCGTCAGCAGTGGTGACTTCCTCGGCTTCGGCGCTACCACGAGCCGGCTGACTGGCTACGACCTGATCGCCGCCCGTGAAGCCACCTACGCCGACCATTACATCTCCACCTGGATTATTACCGGGCTGATGATTGGCATGACCGGTACTATTTCCGCCCACGAACTGACCCACCGCACCTGGGACCCGGTTTCCATGCTGATCGGGCGCTGGCTGCTGGCCTTCAGCTTCGATACCGTGTTTTCCATCGAGCACGTCTACGGCCATCACCGCTATGTTTCCACCACCGAGGACCCAGCCACCGCGCCGCGTGGCCGCAACGTCTACTGGCACATTCTTGCTTCGACGCTCAAGGGCAACATCAGCGCCTGGAAGATCGAGAAGAAGCGCCTGGCGCGCAAGGGCCAGAGTCTGTTCGGCTGGCACAACGCAGTAATCCGCGGCCACCTGATGAGTGCGCTACTGGTCGCCGCCAGCTATGCCATCGGAGACCTGAAAGCCGCGTTGTTCTTCATCGCCTGCGCGCTGTGGGGCAAGGCCCTGCTGGAAATCGTCAACTACATGGAGCACTACGGCATGGTGCGCAACCCGGCGACCCCGGTGCAGCCGCGGCACTCCTGGAACACCAACAGGCGTATCAGTTCCTGGGCCATGTTCAACCTGACTCGCCACTCGCACCACCATGCCCAGGGCGAGGTGCCCTATCAGGACCTCAAACCGTTCCCGGAGGCTCCGATGATGGTGGGTGGCTACCTCACCACCATCATCGTGGCGATGATCCCACCGCTATGGCACAAGCTGATGACCCCGAAGGTTCTGGCCTGGGATCGCGACCACGCCAGCGCAGAAGAACGCGTGCTAGCCACACAGGCGAATGCGCGTAGTGGTATATGGGCGCTGATGGCGGCCTCGCAGAAAAGCGGCAGGGGCTGA
- a CDS encoding organic hydroperoxide resistance protein, which yields MTKIEKVLYTAKVHTTGGRDGASVSSDKRLDIKHSSPGGPGNGTNPEQLFAAGWSACFIGAIGVVASRMKVTVPKDVAVDAEVDLGTTGNDYFIQARLNVSLPGMDRETALAVVEAAHQACPYSKATRGNIHAEVKLV from the coding sequence ATGACCAAGATCGAAAAAGTCCTGTACACCGCCAAAGTCCATACGACGGGCGGTCGCGACGGTGCGTCCGTCAGCTCTGACAAGCGCCTGGACATCAAGCATTCATCTCCCGGCGGCCCAGGCAACGGGACCAATCCGGAACAGCTCTTCGCCGCAGGCTGGTCGGCCTGTTTCATCGGGGCGATTGGTGTCGTGGCTAGCAGGATGAAGGTTACCGTCCCGAAAGACGTTGCAGTCGATGCCGAAGTGGACCTCGGCACAACCGGCAACGACTACTTCATCCAGGCACGCCTCAATGTCAGTCTGCCCGGGATGGATCGCGAAACGGCACTGGCCGTGGTGGAAGCCGCGCACCAGGCTTGCCCATACTCCAAGGCCACGCGAGGCAACATCCACGCCGAAGTGAAGCTGGTCTGA
- a CDS encoding IS110 family transposase, producing the protein MTISPSQENMMGVVVGIDIAKHTFDIATLQANGKYRTKAKLGNDQGGFEVLQQWLSKYAEPQAWVVMEATGIYHEALAQWLYGRGYKVCVLNPSQTARYASSQLQRVKTDKVDAKMIAEYGRRHQDKLRAWEPEKPKIRRLRALTHRLKDLQELEQMEQNRLDVTHDDKAIELIQSMLKHIRQQIQDTLAAIEKHFDDNDDLKGQRNLLKSIDGIADRTAGLLLAELGDIQRFEDSRAVTAFAGLNPKLQDSGTLKGHVRISRMGSARLRAGLYLPAVVSLTYNPAIRALAERMRGAGKAGKQIVCAAMRKLLCIAYGVLKSGEPFDPKLAIAK; encoded by the coding sequence GTGACGATCAGCCCTTCACAGGAGAACATGATGGGAGTTGTTGTCGGCATTGATATTGCCAAGCACACATTCGATATCGCCACCTTGCAAGCCAACGGCAAGTACCGCACCAAGGCCAAGCTGGGCAATGACCAGGGCGGCTTCGAAGTTTTGCAGCAGTGGTTGAGCAAGTACGCAGAGCCGCAGGCCTGGGTCGTGATGGAAGCGACAGGTATTTACCACGAGGCCCTTGCCCAATGGCTGTACGGACGGGGTTACAAGGTCTGCGTGCTAAACCCTAGCCAGACGGCGCGTTACGCCAGTAGCCAGTTGCAGCGCGTGAAGACCGACAAGGTCGATGCCAAGATGATTGCAGAGTACGGCCGCAGGCATCAGGACAAGCTGCGTGCCTGGGAGCCTGAAAAGCCGAAGATTCGCCGCCTCAGAGCACTTACGCACCGCCTGAAAGATCTTCAGGAGCTGGAGCAGATGGAGCAAAACCGTCTGGATGTGACGCATGATGACAAAGCTATTGAATTGATTCAGTCGATGCTCAAGCACATCCGCCAACAGATCCAGGACACGCTGGCGGCGATCGAAAAACACTTCGACGACAACGATGATCTCAAGGGGCAGCGGAACCTGCTCAAGAGCATCGATGGCATTGCAGACCGAACCGCGGGACTCTTGCTGGCCGAGCTTGGCGATATCCAGCGCTTTGAGGACAGTCGAGCGGTCACCGCCTTTGCAGGACTGAACCCGAAGTTGCAAGACTCAGGCACGCTCAAGGGCCATGTTCGTATCTCGCGGATGGGCTCTGCCAGGTTGCGCGCAGGACTCTATCTGCCAGCCGTCGTATCCCTGACCTACAACCCAGCTATCCGCGCGCTGGCCGAGCGCATGCGCGGCGCCGGTAAGGCCGGCAAACAGATCGTCTGCGCAGCCATGCGCAAGCTGCTATGCATCGCTTATGGCGTGCTTAAATCAGGCGAGCCGTTTGATCCCAAACTGGCTATTGCGAAGTAA
- a CDS encoding DNA polymerase II, translating into MALQQGFVLTRHWQDTPEGTEVEFWLATDAGPQRVRLPVQASVAFIPAEQRDRAEPLLRVEKDVELRALALCDFQHRPVLGLYCKQHRQLMRLDKALRKAGVDVYEADIRPPERYLMERFITAPVQFDGTPDGSGLLLETQLKPAPDFRPRLKLVSLDIETTERGELYSIALEGCGQRQVYMLGPANGDASEVDFQLEYRDSRAELLEALNQWLAEHDPDAIIGWNLVQFDLRVLQAHAGKLNVPLRLGRGGEPMNWREHGSGNNHFFAEAAGRLIIDGIEALRSATWSFPSFSLENVAQTLLGEGKAIDTPYQRMDEINRMFAEDKPALARYNLKDCELVTRIFAKTGLLGFLLERATVTGLATDRSGGSVAAFTHLYMPLMHRQGFVAPNLGDKRPEASPGGFVMDSRPGLYESVLVLDYKSLYPSIIRSFLIDPVGLIEGLRQPDDEHSVPGFRGGRFSRTRHCLPAIVERVWQGREAAKREGNQALSQALKIIMNAFYGVLGSSGCRFFDTRLASSITMRGHEIMRRTRELIEAEGYSVIYGDTDSTFVWLKRPQGEEDAARIGRSLVQKVNQWWREHLMQEYGLTSALELQYETHYQRFLMPTIRGAEEGSKKRYAGLVVRADGRREMVFKGLETVRTDWSPLAQQFQQALYQRIFNRQPYQDYVRDYVQQTLAGELDELLVYRKRLRRQLDDYTRNVPPHVRAARMADEFNDRQGRPRQYQNGGWISYLITVNGPEPLETRCSAIDYDHYLTRQLQPVADAILPFVGDDFASLIDKQMALF; encoded by the coding sequence GTGGCGTTACAGCAGGGGTTTGTCCTGACCCGGCATTGGCAGGACACACCCGAGGGGACGGAAGTCGAATTCTGGCTGGCCACCGACGCTGGCCCGCAACGGGTGCGCCTGCCTGTCCAGGCGTCCGTAGCCTTCATCCCCGCCGAGCAGCGCGACCGTGCCGAACCCCTGCTGCGCGTAGAGAAAGACGTCGAGCTGCGCGCCCTCGCCCTCTGCGACTTCCAGCACCGCCCGGTGCTGGGCCTTTACTGCAAGCAACACCGCCAGCTGATGCGCCTGGACAAGGCCTTGCGCAAGGCGGGCGTGGACGTTTACGAGGCCGACATCCGACCACCGGAACGCTACCTGATGGAGCGATTCATCACCGCACCGGTGCAGTTCGATGGCACGCCAGATGGCAGCGGCCTGCTGCTGGAGACCCAGCTCAAGCCCGCCCCCGATTTCCGCCCGCGCCTGAAGCTAGTGTCGCTGGATATCGAAACCACCGAGCGTGGTGAGCTCTACTCCATCGCCCTGGAGGGCTGCGGCCAGCGCCAGGTCTACATGCTCGGCCCGGCCAACGGCGACGCCAGCGAAGTCGACTTCCAGCTGGAGTACCGCGACAGCCGCGCCGAACTGCTGGAGGCCCTGAACCAGTGGCTGGCCGAGCATGACCCGGACGCCATCATCGGCTGGAACCTGGTGCAGTTCGACCTGCGCGTGTTGCAAGCCCATGCCGGGAAACTGAACGTACCGCTGCGCCTGGGTCGGGGCGGCGAGCCCATGAACTGGCGCGAACACGGCAGCGGCAACAACCACTTCTTCGCCGAGGCCGCCGGCCGGCTGATCATCGACGGCATCGAAGCGCTGCGCTCGGCCACCTGGAGCTTCCCCTCCTTCAGCCTGGAGAACGTCGCCCAGACGCTGCTCGGCGAAGGCAAGGCGATCGACACGCCGTACCAGCGCATGGATGAGATCAACCGCATGTTCGCCGAGGACAAGCCCGCCCTGGCGCGCTACAACCTCAAGGATTGCGAGCTGGTGACACGCATCTTCGCCAAGACCGGGCTGCTCGGCTTCCTCCTGGAACGCGCCACCGTCACGGGCCTCGCAACCGACCGCAGCGGTGGCTCGGTGGCGGCCTTCACCCACCTCTACATGCCGCTGATGCACCGCCAGGGCTTCGTCGCGCCCAACCTCGGCGACAAACGCCCCGAGGCCAGCCCCGGCGGCTTCGTCATGGACTCGCGCCCCGGCCTCTACGAGTCGGTGCTGGTACTGGACTACAAGAGCCTGTATCCCTCAATCATCCGCAGCTTCCTGATCGACCCGGTGGGGCTGATCGAAGGGCTGCGCCAGCCGGACGACGAGCACTCGGTGCCCGGTTTTCGCGGCGGGCGTTTCTCCCGTACCCGGCACTGCCTGCCCGCCATCGTCGAACGGGTCTGGCAGGGTCGCGAGGCGGCCAAGCGCGAGGGCAACCAGGCGCTGTCGCAGGCCTTGAAGATCATCATGAACGCCTTCTACGGCGTGCTCGGTTCCAGCGGCTGCCGCTTTTTCGATACGCGCCTGGCTTCCTCCATCACCATGCGTGGGCACGAGATCATGCGCCGCACCCGCGAGCTGATCGAGGCCGAAGGCTACAGCGTGATCTACGGCGATACCGACTCCACCTTCGTCTGGCTCAAGCGTCCCCAGGGCGAGGAAGACGCAGCGCGCATCGGCCGCAGCCTGGTACAGAAGGTCAACCAGTGGTGGCGCGAGCACCTGATGCAGGAATACGGCCTGACGAGTGCGCTGGAATTGCAGTACGAAACCCACTACCAGCGTTTCCTGATGCCCACCATTCGTGGCGCCGAGGAAGGTAGCAAGAAGCGTTATGCCGGCCTGGTCGTACGCGCGGATGGCCGCCGGGAGATGGTCTTCAAGGGCCTGGAGACGGTACGCACCGACTGGTCACCCCTGGCCCAGCAATTCCAGCAGGCGCTTTACCAGCGCATCTTCAACCGCCAGCCCTATCAGGACTACGTGCGCGACTACGTGCAGCAGACCCTGGCCGGCGAACTGGATGAGCTGCTGGTCTACCGCAAGCGCTTGCGCCGCCAGTTGGACGACTACACCCGCAATGTGCCGCCCCATGTCCGCGCGGCACGCATGGCCGATGAATTCAACGACCGCCAGGGCCGCCCGCGCCAGTACCAGAACGGCGGCTGGATCAGCTACCTGATCACGGTGAACGGCCCCGAGCCGCTGGAAACCCGCTGCTCGGCCATCGACTACGACCATTACCTGACACGCCAGCTTCAGCCAGTTGCGGACGCCATCCTGCCCTTCGTGGGGGACGACTTCGCCTCGCTGATCGACAAGCAGATGGCGTTGTTCTAG
- a CDS encoding 2Fe-2S iron-sulfur cluster-binding protein produces the protein MFSFLARQRPTTALINGVRISVNAKETLLQAALRHGIDFPHSCRVGGCASCKCKLVSGQVRELTETGYILSDQDLDAGYILACQSVPKGDVCIEVDLARHQATRQVRGRVVAQSRLTHDITRLVIQLEEGLNYRAGQYANLRLDCLPQLRRSFSFATPVRPDAQVSFFIRQVSGGVFTSQVGECSLIGHGVTLEGPLGEFHLRPASAPLLLVAGGSGLAPLLAMLQDALAGGVQRPATLLFGAREARDLYALEEISAIAAQWRGSFRFVPVLSEVAADSSWQGERGLVTAQIPTLLQPGAHAYLCGPPAMIDNASALLRDAGVARAHIHADRFTTFRDMATALS, from the coding sequence ATGTTTTCTTTTCTTGCCAGACAGCGCCCAACCACTGCGTTGATCAACGGCGTCAGAATCAGCGTGAACGCAAAGGAAACCTTGCTTCAGGCCGCACTGCGCCACGGCATCGATTTTCCTCATAGTTGCCGTGTGGGCGGCTGTGCCAGTTGCAAGTGCAAGCTGGTCTCGGGCCAGGTCAGGGAGCTGACCGAAACAGGCTACATCCTCTCCGACCAGGATCTTGATGCCGGCTACATCCTGGCCTGCCAGAGCGTGCCCAAAGGAGACGTATGCATCGAAGTGGACCTGGCGCGCCACCAGGCGACACGGCAGGTGCGCGGCCGGGTGGTCGCGCAAAGCCGGCTGACCCACGACATCACTCGGCTGGTCATCCAGCTGGAAGAAGGCCTGAACTACCGCGCTGGCCAGTATGCGAACCTCCGCCTCGACTGCCTGCCGCAACTGCGCCGCAGCTTCTCCTTCGCCACACCGGTACGACCGGATGCCCAGGTGAGCTTCTTCATACGCCAAGTATCGGGCGGTGTGTTCACCAGCCAAGTCGGGGAGTGCTCGTTGATAGGCCACGGCGTCACGTTGGAAGGGCCACTGGGCGAGTTTCATCTGCGCCCGGCCAGCGCACCGCTGCTCCTGGTGGCTGGCGGCAGTGGCCTGGCACCACTATTGGCGATGCTGCAGGACGCACTGGCCGGCGGAGTGCAACGCCCGGCCACATTGTTGTTCGGCGCCCGGGAAGCGCGTGATCTCTATGCGCTGGAGGAAATCAGCGCCATCGCCGCGCAATGGCGTGGGTCCTTCCGCTTCGTGCCGGTGCTGTCCGAAGTCGCTGCCGACAGCTCCTGGCAGGGCGAACGAGGCTTGGTGACCGCACAGATCCCCACTCTCCTCCAACCTGGGGCGCACGCCTACCTGTGCGGGCCGCCGGCCATGATCGACAACGCCAGCGCCCTGCTGCGCGACGCGGGTGTGGCCCGCGCGCACATCCACGCCGATCGTTTCACCACCTTTCGGGACATGGCAACAGCTCTGTCCTGA
- a CDS encoding IS481 family transposase, with product MPWQECTTMSIRREFVRLAEQPQSNVRELCRRYGISPKTAYKWLQRHREHGDAGLQERSRRPLHSPGRSDPDLEQAVVQLHHRFPYWGARKLRGLLPAAFERPHHSTLDAILRRHGCRVRYHAEEAEAPATQRFEHCQPNELWQMDFKGHFPLADGRSSRCHPLTLLDDHSRFALCLEACEGERLELVRPHLIQVFRRYGLPRRITADNGPPWGSNIAGGLSALEVWLMRLGIEVSHSRPHHPQTQGKLERFHQTLKRELLQRSFRDLAHCQQAMAHWREQYNHDRPHEALGQLPPITRYQPSRRSYPEQLPELDYEPGDRVLKVGRVGQVSFQGRSLFVGGGLYGERVALRPTAVDGVYDVVFIHKTLRQVDLRPGKT from the coding sequence ATGCCGTGGCAGGAGTGCACCACCATGTCGATTCGACGCGAGTTTGTGCGGTTGGCCGAACAACCGCAGAGCAACGTGCGGGAGCTGTGTCGGCGCTACGGCATCAGCCCGAAAACCGCCTACAAATGGTTACAGCGCCACCGCGAGCACGGCGATGCGGGGTTGCAGGAGCGCTCACGCCGGCCGTTGCACAGCCCTGGGCGCAGCGACCCGGACTTGGAACAGGCGGTGGTGCAGTTGCACCACCGTTTCCCGTATTGGGGCGCCCGCAAGCTGCGCGGCCTGCTGCCGGCCGCGTTCGAGCGTCCCCACCACAGCACCCTCGACGCCATCCTCCGCCGCCATGGTTGCCGGGTGCGCTACCACGCCGAGGAGGCCGAAGCTCCGGCCACGCAGCGCTTCGAGCACTGCCAGCCGAACGAGCTCTGGCAGATGGACTTCAAGGGCCACTTCCCGCTCGCCGACGGCCGCTCGTCGCGCTGCCACCCGTTGACGCTGTTGGATGATCACTCACGCTTTGCCCTCTGCCTGGAGGCCTGCGAGGGCGAGCGCCTCGAACTGGTTCGACCGCACCTGATCCAGGTCTTTCGCCGCTATGGCCTACCGCGCCGGATCACCGCCGACAACGGTCCGCCCTGGGGCTCGAACATCGCGGGCGGCCTGTCCGCCCTGGAGGTCTGGCTGATGCGGCTCGGCATCGAGGTCAGCCACAGCCGCCCTCATCATCCGCAGACCCAGGGCAAGCTGGAACGCTTCCACCAGACACTCAAGCGCGAGTTACTGCAGCGCTCGTTTCGCGACTTGGCGCACTGCCAGCAGGCGATGGCGCACTGGCGGGAGCAGTACAACCACGACCGCCCGCATGAGGCGCTGGGCCAACTGCCACCGATCACGCGCTACCAGCCAAGCCGGCGCAGCTACCCGGAGCAATTGCCTGAACTGGACTACGAACCGGGCGACCGGGTGCTCAAGGTCGGCCGCGTCGGCCAGGTCAGTTTCCAGGGACGCAGCCTGTTCGTCGGCGGGGGGCTGTACGGGGAACGCGTCGCTCTCCGCCCCACCGCCGTCGATGGCGTCTACGATGTGGTGTTCATCCACAAGACCCTGCGCCAAGTCGACTTGAGACCGGGCAAGACATGA
- a CDS encoding SDR family oxidoreductase, whose translation MGRLSGKVAIVTGASSGIGRATALLFAQEGAKVVVAARREAELKQLVSEIEASGGEAVALAGDVQSESFAEKLVELAVGRFGRLDIAFNNAGTLGEQGATTNVSKKGWDEALAINLTSAFLGAKYQVPEMIKQRGGSIIFTSTFVGYSFAFPGVAAYAASKAGLIGLTQALAAEFGPQGVRVNAILPGAVDTPMYRDMNDSEQAQQFVTNLHALKRVATPEELARSVLYLASDDSAFVTGTASLVDGGASITRS comes from the coding sequence ATGGGACGTTTGAGCGGAAAGGTCGCGATAGTGACGGGGGCGAGCTCCGGAATCGGCCGCGCAACGGCGCTGTTGTTCGCGCAGGAGGGGGCCAAGGTCGTGGTGGCAGCGCGTCGCGAGGCCGAGTTGAAGCAACTCGTCAGTGAGATCGAGGCTTCTGGTGGAGAAGCGGTGGCGCTGGCAGGGGACGTGCAGTCGGAGTCGTTTGCCGAGAAGCTGGTGGAACTGGCGGTCGGCCGGTTTGGTCGACTGGACATCGCGTTCAACAATGCCGGTACGCTGGGCGAACAGGGAGCTACCACCAACGTGAGTAAGAAGGGCTGGGATGAAGCCCTGGCCATCAACCTGACCAGTGCCTTCCTTGGCGCGAAGTATCAGGTGCCCGAGATGATCAAGCAGCGTGGCGGATCGATCATTTTTACCTCCACCTTCGTCGGCTATTCCTTCGCGTTTCCAGGCGTGGCGGCGTACGCCGCGAGCAAGGCGGGCCTGATCGGACTGACCCAGGCTCTGGCCGCCGAATTCGGCCCCCAGGGTGTTCGCGTCAACGCGATTCTGCCGGGCGCGGTGGATACGCCTATGTACCGCGACATGAATGACAGCGAGCAGGCCCAACAGTTCGTCACCAACCTGCATGCGCTGAAGCGTGTGGCGACGCCTGAAGAGCTGGCACGCTCAGTCCTTTATCTCGCCTCGGACGACTCGGCATTCGTGACGGGGACAGCGTCCCTGGTTGATGGCGGAGCGTCCATCACTCGATCCTGA
- a CDS encoding AraC family transcriptional regulator, with the protein MSEFLLPVQYLRQIAEQLRTMRADPDDWLSHCGVEPRQLDNPGYQPNLAQFRQLIEHAVQLTDEPALGLLLGERLIINTHGVLGFAAQQSESLRQAIQLVERYLAVRTTLVTIRQKHDDAAGVEHIQFVPSYSLGPIQRTVLEAVMLAIKNIFDAITPSHVRLNQVSFPFPAPCYVGLANDMFNCQVTYQQSWAGFTFDSALLDLPLRMADPAAFREAELICQRELLKLSENITLSDRIRRLMLEKQNGFPSLVVTARLVHMTPRTLHRHLLDEGTSFKEILREVRHSLAVEHIKSGRLTIQEIAYSLGYNDVANFRRAFKQWEGVPPSEYCSELL; encoded by the coding sequence ATGTCCGAGTTCCTGCTCCCCGTGCAATATCTGCGGCAGATTGCTGAACAGCTGCGAACCATGAGAGCAGACCCGGACGATTGGCTGAGCCACTGCGGTGTCGAGCCACGACAACTGGATAACCCGGGTTATCAGCCTAACCTGGCGCAGTTCCGCCAGCTTATCGAGCACGCGGTGCAGCTCACCGATGAGCCGGCGCTCGGCTTGCTGCTGGGGGAGCGACTGATCATCAATACCCACGGCGTACTGGGATTTGCGGCGCAACAGAGTGAGTCCTTGCGCCAGGCCATCCAGCTCGTGGAGCGCTACCTGGCGGTGCGCACGACGCTGGTCACCATTCGCCAAAAGCATGACGACGCGGCAGGAGTCGAACACATCCAGTTCGTGCCCAGCTACTCACTGGGCCCCATCCAGCGAACCGTGTTGGAGGCTGTGATGCTGGCCATCAAGAACATTTTCGACGCCATCACGCCGAGTCATGTCCGTCTGAACCAGGTCAGCTTCCCCTTCCCGGCACCTTGCTATGTCGGCCTGGCCAACGACATGTTCAATTGTCAGGTGACCTACCAGCAGAGCTGGGCGGGCTTCACGTTCGACTCGGCGTTGCTCGACCTGCCCCTGCGCATGGCCGACCCGGCCGCCTTCCGAGAAGCGGAACTGATCTGCCAACGCGAACTGCTGAAACTCAGTGAGAACATTACCCTCAGCGATCGCATCCGCCGGCTCATGCTGGAAAAGCAGAACGGTTTCCCAAGCCTAGTGGTTACGGCGCGCCTAGTTCACATGACGCCACGTACTCTGCATCGCCACCTGCTGGACGAGGGCACCAGCTTCAAGGAAATACTCAGGGAGGTACGCCATTCGCTTGCCGTAGAGCACATCAAGTCCGGACGTCTCACTATCCAGGAGATCGCCTATTCTCTCGGCTACAACGACGTCGCCAACTTCAGGCGCGCCTTCAAACAGTGGGAGGGAGTGCCTCCTTCTGAATATTGCTCTGAGCTTTTGTAA